From the genome of Streptomyces sp. JH34:
TCGCCCCTGGGCTCGCCGCGCGTCCGCTCGACCCATCGCTGTGGTGCTCCTGTTCTTCTGCTCGTACCGCTCCGGTCAGACCTGCCAGCTAACACCGAAAGCCTGGACAAATGGCGGGCGATCCGGTCTTTTCCGGACGTGAGAATCAGCACCCGGTCCCGAAGGAACCGACTCGCGAGGGATGCGCAAGGTTGCGAGGCGCGATAATGTGTAATCACATTGCTAGCGCGGCGCTATGCCGCTCGAAACGGGGGATCCATGTCCGCACCGCACGACCTTCCCGGCACGCCCGGCCCCGGCGCCGACCTGACGCCGGACGCTCCCGAGATGCCCGCACCGCAGGTCAGGGAGACGGTCGCCCACTCCATCCCCGGCGGCGTCGGCCTCCTGCTGACCGTCCTCGGAGTCTTCCTCGGCGTGGCCCTGTGCATCGTCGGGGGCGTCCTCGGGTCCGACGGCCACAACGGCACCGGCGTCCCGCTCTTCATCCTCGGGCTGCTCCTGACCATCGCCTCGTTCTTCTGCATGAGCGGTGTGAAGATGGTCGCTCCCGGCGAGGCGCGGGTCATCCAGCTCTTCGGACGCTACGTCGGCACGATCCGGGCGGACGGCCTGCGCTGGATCAACCCCCTGACCTCCAGCCGGAAGATCTCCACCCGGGTCCGCAACCACGAGACCGCCGTCCTGAAGGTCAACGACGCCTACGGCAACCCGATCGAGCTCGCCGCGATCGTCGTCTGGAAGGTCGAGGACACCGCACAGGCGCTCTTCGAGGTCGACGACTTCCTGGAGTTCGTCGCCACCCAGACCGAGGCGGCCGTCCGGCACATCGCCATCGAGTACCCGTACGACGCCCACGAGGAGGGCGGCCTCTCCCTGCGCGGCAACGCCGAGGAGATCACCGAGAAGCTCGCGGTCGAGCTCACCGCACGGGTGCAGGCGGCGGGCGTGCGCATCATCGAGTCCCGCTTCAGCCACCTCGCCTACGCCCCCGAGATCGCCTCGGCGATGCTGCAGCGGCAGCAGGCGGGCGCGGTCGTCGCCGCCCGTCAGCAGATCGTCGAGGGCGCCGTGGGCATGGTCGAGATGGCACTGACCCGGATCGCGGAGCAGGACATCGTCGAACTCGACTCCGAGCGAAAGGCCGCCATGGTCAGCAACCTGATGGTGGTCCTGTGCGGTGACCGTGCGGCCCAGCCGGTCCTGAACACGGGCACGCTCTACCAGTGACCGACGACGCGGCCCCTCCCCCCGGCCGGACGCCCCGGCGCGGCCCCGCCCGCAAGCAGATGCTGCTGCGGCTGGATCCCGCGGTGCACGACGCGCTGGCCCGGTGGGCCTCGGACGAGCTGCGCAGCGCGAACGCGCAGATCGAGTTCCTGCTGCGGCGGGCCCTCGCGGAGGCGGGCAGGCTCCCCGGCGGCGCGGCCCCGATCGCACGCAGGGGCCGACCGCCGAAGGCCCCGCCGGAGCCGCCCGGAGCGGTGGAGTGAGCGTGGGGGCGGGCCGGCGGCCCGCCCCCACCGCCCGTTCCCAGCTCCCGCAGCCCGCGGCCCGTATACATGCGATGTATACACACCGTGTACTGTGCGCGGCATGTCAATCGGTCACACACTCCTCGGGCTCCTCGAGTCCGGCCCCCGCCACGGCTACGACCTGAAGCGCAGCTTCGACGAGAAGTTCGGCCAGGATCGCCCCCTGCACTACGGCCAGGTCTACGCGACCATGTCCCGCCTGCTGAAGAACGGACTCGTCGAGGTCGACGGCGTCGAGTCCGACGGCGGCCCCGAACGCAAGCGGTACGCCATCACCGACGCCGGCATCACCGACGTCACCGCCTGGCTCGCACAGCCCGAGAAGCCGGAGCCCTACCTCCAGTCGACCCTGTACACCAAGGTCGTCCTCGCCCTGCTCACCGGCCGCGACGCCGCCGACCTGCTGGACGCCCAGCGCTCCGAGCACCTGCGCCTGATGCGCGTCCTCACCGACCGCAAGCGCAAGGGCGACCTCGCCGACCAGCTGATCTGCGACCACGCTCTCTTCCACCTCGAAGCCGATCTGCGCTGGCTGGAACTGACCTCCGCGCGTCTCGGCCGGCTCGCCGAGGTGGTCCTCCCGTGACTCCCACCGGCTCCCTGCTCGCCGCCCACGACCTCCACAAGACCTACGGCTCGACCCCCGCGCTCGACGGCGCCTCGTTCTCCGTCCACCCCGGCGAGGTCGTCGCCGTCATGGGCCCGTCCGGCTCCGGCAAGTCGACCCTGCTGCACTGTCTCGCCGGGATCGTCACCCCCGACTCGGGCACCGTGACCTACGGCGGCCGCGAGCTGTCCGCGATGTCCGACGCCGAGCGCAGCGCCCTGCGCCGCAGCGACTTCGGTTTCGTCTTCCAGTTCGGCCAGCTCGTCCCCGAACTGACCTGCGTCGAGAACGTCGCCCTGCCGCTCCGCCTCGACGGCGTCAAGCGGAAGGAGGCCGAGCGCACCGCCCTGGAGTGGATGGAGCGCCTGGAGGTCGAGAACGTCGCCGCCCAGCGCCCCGGCGAGGTGTCCGGCGGGCAGGGCCAGCGCGTGGCCGTGGCCCGTGCCCTGGTGGCCACCCCCAGGGTGATCTTCGCCGACGAGCCGACGGGCGCGCTGGACTCCCTCAACGGCGAGCGGGTCATGGAACTGCTCACCGAGTCCGCGCGCACCGCCGGCACCGCCGTCGTGCTCGTGACCCACGAGGCGCGCGTGGCCGCGTACTCGGACCGCGACGTCGTCGTGCGCGACGGCCGCTGCCGGGACCTGGAGCACGCCGTATGACCTGGCTGCGCGACCTCGGCCTCGGCCTGCGCTTCGCCGCCGCGGGCGGGCGTGAGGGCTGGGCGCGGACCGCGCTGACCGCCGTCGGGGTGGGACTGGGAGTGGCACTGCTGCTGGCAGCGGCGTCCGTGCCCCATCTGCTCGACCAGCGCTCCTCGCGCGACCAGGCCCGTGCCGAGGTCCCGGCGTCGCGCGACGCCGACGTCCCGAAGTCGGACACCACGGTCCTGCGGGTCAACGCGGCGACGACGTACCGGGGCCGGACGGTCGGCGGGTTCCTGATGCGCGCGGAGGGGGCACACCCGGCTGTGCCGCCCGGGGTCGATGCCTTCCCCGGACCCGGCGAGATGGCGGCCTCGCCCGCCCTCCGCGAGTTGCTGGCCTCTCCCGGCGGTGCGCTCCTCAGGGAACGGCTGCCGTACCGGGTCACCTCGACGATCGCGGACACCGGTCTGCGCTCCCCGCACGAGCTGTACTTCTACGTGGGCAGCGACTCACTGACCCGCGACGCCGGCGGGCACCGGCTGGCCGGCTACGGCGACGACACCCCGGGCGAACCGCTCACACCCGTCCTGGTCGTCCTCGTCATCCTGATCTGCGTCGTACTGCTGGCGCCCGTCGCGATCTTCATCGCCACCGCCGTGCGGTTCGGCGGCGAGCGCCGCGACCGCCGGCTCGCCGCCCTCCGCCTGGTGGGCACCGACATCCGGACGACACGCCGGATCGCGGCGGGCGAGGCGCTGTTCGGCTCGCTGCTGGGACTGCTGGCGGGGCTGGTGTTCTTCCTGGTGGGCCGCGGATTCGTCGGCGACATCGAGCTGTGGAACCTCAGCGTCTTCCCGTCCGACCTCACCCCCGCACCCTGGCAGGCCGCACTCATCGCCGTGGCGGTGCCGCTGTGCGCCGTGCTCATCACACTGGTCGCCATGCGCGCGGTGGCCGTCGAACCGCTGGGTGTCATGCGCGGCACGGGCAACCGCCGGCGCCGCGTCTGGTGGCGTCTGCTGGTGCCGGCCCTGGGCCTGACCGTCCTGGGACTGACGGGCAGGGTCGAGGCAGACATGACCGTCAACCCGTATCCGATCGCCGCCGGTGCCGTACTCGTCCTGTTCGGGCTCGCGCTGCTGCTGCCCTGGCTGCTCGAGGCCTGTGTGAGCAGGCTGCACGGCGGTCCGCTGCCCTGGCAGCTGGCGGTGCGCCGGCTTCAGTTGAACAGCGGCGCGGCGTCCCGGGCCGTCAGCGGCATCACCGTCGCCGTCGCCGGCGCGGTGGCCCTCCAGATGCTGTTCGCGGCGGTCGGCGACGAGTTCCGGACGATGACGGGCCAGGACCCCTCGCGCGCCCGGTTCCACACCTCCTCGGAGGTGGTCACCGGCGAAGCCGCCGCCCGGACCATCGAGGAGTTCCGGGCCACCGAGGGGGTGGAACGCGTCATCGGCACGGTCGAGACCTACGTGGTCAGGCCGGGGACGTTCGGGGAGAACGAGGTCACGCCCACCACCTCCCTGACCGTCGGCGACTGCGGCACCCTGAAGGAGCTCGCCGAGATCCGTTCCTGCAAGGAGGGCGACGCCTTCGTCGTCCACCCCCGGGGCGACAAGGAGCTGAGCGACTGGGTCGACGAGACCGCGCGCAAGGGCGAGGAGATCGAGCTCAACTCCTCCGTCGAATGGGACCCGGGGGCCGAGTCGGTGCGGTGGACCCTGCCCGCGGACGCGGCCACGGTCACGACGAGCCGCGACCCGATCGGCGAGGAGCACTCGGGCATCATGGCGACGGTCGGCGCCGTCGACCCCCGCAGCCTGCCGAGCGCCCGGACGATCGCCCAGATCAAGGTCGACGACGGCGTGGAGGACGTCTCCGAGTACGTACGGAACACGGCGGCCCGGATCGACCCCGGCATGCGCGTCACCACCCTGGCCTCGACGGAACGCGACCGCCAGTACGCCAGCGTGCAGACGGGCCTGCGGTCCGGCGCGGTGGCGACGCTCCTCCTCATCGCCGCCTCGATGCTGATCTCGCAGCTGGAGCAGCTCCGGGAGCGGAAGCGGCTGCTGTCGGTCCTGGTCGCCTTCGGCACCAGGCGCGTCACCCTCGGCTGGTCGGTGCTCTGGCAGACCGCCGTGCCGATGACCGCCGGCCTCCTGGTCGCGATCGCGGGCGGTCTCGGACTCGGTGCCGCCATGACCTGGATGCTGGCCAAGACGGTGACCCGGTGGTCGCTGTTCCTGCCGATGGCGGGTGCGGGCGCGGCCCTCGTCGTGGCCGTGACCCTGCTCTCGCTCCCCCTTCTGTGGCGTCTGATGCGCCCGGACGGGCTGCGTACGGAGTGACACCCGAAGACTCCGAGTGAGCCGGAGGAGTGAGTGCGCCGGGGGGCGCATTCACCCCTTCTCCGACATCCGTACCGGCAGCGTCCCCATGGCACCGCGCAGCGCGTCCGCCAGTTCCTCGAACTGCTCGTGCCGCGCCGAGCCCGTCCGCACGGCCAGCGCCACCCGCCGTGAAGGCGCCGGATCCGTGAAGTACCCGGTGGACAGGGCCTCGTTGCGCCCGGTCTCCACCGTCACCGCCGTGCGCGGCAGCAGGGTCACCCCCAGCCCGCCCGCGACGAGCTGCACCAGCGTGGAGAGCCCCGCCGCGGTCGTCGTCACCGGCGCCCCCGCCGTGCGCCCTGCCTCCCGGCAGATGTCCAGCGCCTGGTCGCGCAGGCAGTGGCCCTCGTCGAGCAGCAGCAACGGCAGGTCCCGGAGCGTCTCGCGCGGCAGGCCGGTGCGCCCCGCGAGAGGGTGTTCCTTCTCCATGACGAGCACGAAGTCCTCGTCGAACAGCGGCAGTTCCGTGACGCCCGGCACTCCGAGCGGCACGGCGAGCAGCAGCAGGTCCAGCCGTCCGGCCGCCAGCCCCTCCAGCAGCGAGGAGGTCTGCTCCTCGTGGACCTGGAGGTCGAGGTCCGGGTAGCGCTCGTGGACCAGCCGCAGCACGGCCGGCAGCAGATACGGGGCCACCGTCGGAATCACACCGAGCCGGAGCACCCCGGTGAACGGCGCGCGTACCGCCTCGGCCTCCTCCATCAGCTCGCCGAGCGCCTCCAGCACCACCCGGCTCCGCACCGCGAGGCGCTCCCCCGCGGGCGTGAGCAGCACCTTGCGGGTCGTACGCTCGATGAGCTGGACACCCAGTGCCACCTCGAGCGCGGACACCGCTCCGGAGAGTGCCGGCTGACTCATACCGATTGCTGCCGCCGCGTCCCGGAAGTGCAGATGTTCCGCCACGGCCGCGAAGGCGCGCAGCTGCGAGAGGCTGGGCTGCTTGACCCTATTGACCTGATTTACATACGCCACTGATAGGCACCTCCGATCATCCCGACCGAGTGTAGCTATTTCCGCGATCAATGCACTGTGTGCCAAGGTGGGGGCAGTCCAACCCCCAGGAACGCCCTCAAAAGGGGAGTTCCTACGCAGCAAGGAGTGCGCGTGCTCACTGTCGGTGACAAGTTCCCCGAGTTCGACCTGACCGCTTGTGTGTCGCTGGAGAGCGGCAAGGAGTTCGAGCAGATCAACCACAAGACCTACGAGGGTCAGTGGAAGATCGTCTTCGCGTGGCCGAAGGACTTCACCTTCGTGTGCCCCACCGAGATCGCCGCCTTCGGCAAGCTGAACGACGAGTTCGCCGACCGTGACGCGCAGGTCCTGGGCTTCTCCGGCGACTCCGAGTTCGTGCACCACGCCTGGCGCAAGGACCACCCGGACCTGACCGACCTGCCCTTCCCGATGCTGGCCGACTCGAAGCACGAGCTCATGCGTGACCTCGGCATCGAGGGCGAGGACGGCTTCGCCCAGCGCGCCGTCTTCATCGTCGACCAGAACAACGAGATCCAGTTCACGATGGTGACCGCCGGTTCCGTGGGCCGTAACCCCAAGGAGGTCCTGCGGGTCCTCGACGCCCTGCAGACCGACGAGCTCTGCCCCTGCAACTGGACCAAGGGCGAGAACACCCTCGACCCGGTCGCCCTCCTCTCCGGCGAGTGAGCTGATACCGACATGGCACTCGACGAACTGAAGTCCGCCATACCGGACTTCGCCAAGGACCTGAAGCTGAACCTCGGTTCGGTCATCGGCAACAGCGAGCTCCCGCAGCAGCAACTGTGGGGCACCGTCCTGGCCTGCGCGATCGCCTCGCGTTCACCGAAGGTGCTGCGCGAGCTGGAGCCGGAGGCCAAGGCCAACCTCTCCGCCGAGGCGTACACCGCGGCGAAGTCGGCCGCGGCGATCATGGCGATGAACAACGTCTTCTACCGCACCCGGCACCTGCTGTCGGACCCCGAGTACGGGAACCTCCGTGCCGGCCTGCGGATGAACGTCATCGGCAAGCCGGGCGTGGAGAAGGTCGACTTCGAGCTGTGGTCGCTCGCCGTCTCCGCGATCAACGGCTGCGGCCAGTGCCTGGACTCGCACGAGCAGGTGCTGCGCAAGGCCGGTGTCGACCGTGAGACCGTCCAGGAAGCCGTCAAGATCGCTTCGGTGATCCAGGCGGTCGGCGTGACCCTCGACTCCGAGGCCGTGCTCGCCGGTCAGTGACCCGCAGTACATTTGTACGGGAAGGGCCCCGTCGACGACCGACCGTCGACGGGGCCCTTCTTCGTGTCCGCGTCCGGCGCGGGAAGGGCCCGGCCGCCTCCCCGGCGTCCGGGCCGCCGTGTCCTACTGCTTCCGGTCGTCCGGCGACCGGTCCGCGCCCTCGCCGCCGCGGTCGTCCGCGGCTCCGGCCACCGGGGCGTCCGCAGGGGCCGGAGGCTGCTTCGGCGGCACGGCCGAGAGAGCGGTGGCGCCGTGCGGCCCGGGCCCCTGGAGCGCGGCCGGGTCCTGCCCGTACGAACGCAGATAGCCGACCACCGTGTTGGTCACCGCCACCAAGGGCACGGCGACGACGGCGCCGCCGATCCCGGCGATCATGCCGCCGGCCGCGACCGACAGCACCACGGCCAGCGGATGGACGCGTACGGCCCGGCCGAGGATGAAGGGCTGCAGGATGTGGCCCTCGATCTGCTGCACGGCGAGGACCACGATCAGCACCATCAGGGCGGTGAACACGCCCTGGGTGACGAGTGCGACGACCACGGCGAGAGCGCCGGAGACCACGGCGCCGACCAGCGGGATGAAGGCGAAGAGGAAGATGAAGACGGCGAGCGGGACCGCCATCGGCACGTCGAGGAAGTAGATCCCGAGCCCGATGAAGATCGCGTCGATCAGGGCGACGATCACCGTGCCCCGCACGTAGGCCGTCAGCGTCCGCCAGGCACGCGGCCCGGCGCCCGCGACACCCGGCCTGGCCTGGGCCGGCACGAGCTTGAGCACCCACTGCCAGATGCGCTTGCCGTCGTACAGCAGGAAGAGCGTCGAGAACATCGCCAGCAGCAGCCCGGTGAGGACCTCGACCATCACGGTGACACCCTGGAGCCCGGCGGAGGTGATCTCCTCGGTGTTGGTGCCGATGGTGTC
Proteins encoded in this window:
- a CDS encoding SPFH domain-containing protein, with product MSAPHDLPGTPGPGADLTPDAPEMPAPQVRETVAHSIPGGVGLLLTVLGVFLGVALCIVGGVLGSDGHNGTGVPLFILGLLLTIASFFCMSGVKMVAPGEARVIQLFGRYVGTIRADGLRWINPLTSSRKISTRVRNHETAVLKVNDAYGNPIELAAIVVWKVEDTAQALFEVDDFLEFVATQTEAAVRHIAIEYPYDAHEEGGLSLRGNAEEITEKLAVELTARVQAAGVRIIESRFSHLAYAPEIASAMLQRQQAGAVVAARQQIVEGAVGMVEMALTRIAEQDIVELDSERKAAMVSNLMVVLCGDRAAQPVLNTGTLYQ
- a CDS encoding PadR family transcriptional regulator, translated to MSIGHTLLGLLESGPRHGYDLKRSFDEKFGQDRPLHYGQVYATMSRLLKNGLVEVDGVESDGGPERKRYAITDAGITDVTAWLAQPEKPEPYLQSTLYTKVVLALLTGRDAADLLDAQRSEHLRLMRVLTDRKRKGDLADQLICDHALFHLEADLRWLELTSARLGRLAEVVLP
- a CDS encoding ABC transporter ATP-binding protein, whose translation is MTPTGSLLAAHDLHKTYGSTPALDGASFSVHPGEVVAVMGPSGSGKSTLLHCLAGIVTPDSGTVTYGGRELSAMSDAERSALRRSDFGFVFQFGQLVPELTCVENVALPLRLDGVKRKEAERTALEWMERLEVENVAAQRPGEVSGGQGQRVAVARALVATPRVIFADEPTGALDSLNGERVMELLTESARTAGTAVVLVTHEARVAAYSDRDVVVRDGRCRDLEHAV
- a CDS encoding FtsX-like permease family protein, with the protein product MTWLRDLGLGLRFAAAGGREGWARTALTAVGVGLGVALLLAAASVPHLLDQRSSRDQARAEVPASRDADVPKSDTTVLRVNAATTYRGRTVGGFLMRAEGAHPAVPPGVDAFPGPGEMAASPALRELLASPGGALLRERLPYRVTSTIADTGLRSPHELYFYVGSDSLTRDAGGHRLAGYGDDTPGEPLTPVLVVLVILICVVLLAPVAIFIATAVRFGGERRDRRLAALRLVGTDIRTTRRIAAGEALFGSLLGLLAGLVFFLVGRGFVGDIELWNLSVFPSDLTPAPWQAALIAVAVPLCAVLITLVAMRAVAVEPLGVMRGTGNRRRRVWWRLLVPALGLTVLGLTGRVEADMTVNPYPIAAGAVLVLFGLALLLPWLLEACVSRLHGGPLPWQLAVRRLQLNSGAASRAVSGITVAVAGAVALQMLFAAVGDEFRTMTGQDPSRARFHTSSEVVTGEAAARTIEEFRATEGVERVIGTVETYVVRPGTFGENEVTPTTSLTVGDCGTLKELAEIRSCKEGDAFVVHPRGDKELSDWVDETARKGEEIELNSSVEWDPGAESVRWTLPADAATVTTSRDPIGEEHSGIMATVGAVDPRSLPSARTIAQIKVDDGVEDVSEYVRNTAARIDPGMRVTTLASTERDRQYASVQTGLRSGAVATLLLIAASMLISQLEQLRERKRLLSVLVAFGTRRVTLGWSVLWQTAVPMTAGLLVAIAGGLGLGAAMTWMLAKTVTRWSLFLPMAGAGAALVVAVTLLSLPLLWRLMRPDGLRTE
- a CDS encoding hydrogen peroxide-inducible genes activator yields the protein MAYVNQVNRVKQPSLSQLRAFAAVAEHLHFRDAAAAIGMSQPALSGAVSALEVALGVQLIERTTRKVLLTPAGERLAVRSRVVLEALGELMEEAEAVRAPFTGVLRLGVIPTVAPYLLPAVLRLVHERYPDLDLQVHEEQTSSLLEGLAAGRLDLLLLAVPLGVPGVTELPLFDEDFVLVMEKEHPLAGRTGLPRETLRDLPLLLLDEGHCLRDQALDICREAGRTAGAPVTTTAAGLSTLVQLVAGGLGVTLLPRTAVTVETGRNEALSTGYFTDPAPSRRVALAVRTGSARHEQFEELADALRGAMGTLPVRMSEKG
- a CDS encoding peroxiredoxin codes for the protein MLTVGDKFPEFDLTACVSLESGKEFEQINHKTYEGQWKIVFAWPKDFTFVCPTEIAAFGKLNDEFADRDAQVLGFSGDSEFVHHAWRKDHPDLTDLPFPMLADSKHELMRDLGIEGEDGFAQRAVFIVDQNNEIQFTMVTAGSVGRNPKEVLRVLDALQTDELCPCNWTKGENTLDPVALLSGE
- a CDS encoding alkyl hydroperoxide reductase; amino-acid sequence: MALDELKSAIPDFAKDLKLNLGSVIGNSELPQQQLWGTVLACAIASRSPKVLRELEPEAKANLSAEAYTAAKSAAAIMAMNNVFYRTRHLLSDPEYGNLRAGLRMNVIGKPGVEKVDFELWSLAVSAINGCGQCLDSHEQVLRKAGVDRETVQEAVKIASVIQAVGVTLDSEAVLAGQ
- a CDS encoding AI-2E family transporter codes for the protein MSKLPGWLGRLGAELTEIGARLEERRAEDERRADENAVSVSSSTISTVATEQVPRPPAYAPAVAARPDPVSAIPWGMRVAAEAGWRLLVLAGTLWILMRVISAIQLVVLAFVAALLVTALLQPTVVRLRRLGLPRGLATAVTAVLGFVIMGLVGWFVVWQVMDNLDTLSDRVRDGIDELKRWLLDSPFHVTESQINDIAKNLSDTIGTNTEEITSAGLQGVTVMVEVLTGLLLAMFSTLFLLYDGKRIWQWVLKLVPAQARPGVAGAGPRAWRTLTAYVRGTVIVALIDAIFIGLGIYFLDVPMAVPLAVFIFLFAFIPLVGAVVSGALAVVVALVTQGVFTALMVLIVVLAVQQIEGHILQPFILGRAVRVHPLAVVLSVAAGGMIAGIGGAVVAVPLVAVTNTVVGYLRSYGQDPAALQGPGPHGATALSAVPPKQPPAPADAPVAGAADDRGGEGADRSPDDRKQ